The Gouania willdenowi chromosome 22, fGouWil2.1, whole genome shotgun sequence nucleotide sequence ATTTGGAAGGACAAACGGCAACGCGTCTGCGCTTCACCAAGTGTTTCAGCTTCACCGAGGCAGGCCCGGAAAATGATTACCTCAACCAGAGAGCAAGGTTCTTCTCTGAAATCGAGGGTTTGGATGATTATATGGAGGCCCGGGAAGGGATGCAGCTTAAGAACGTGGACTTTCGGGAGAACCTGATAGCCTATGTAGACCCAGACAGATTGCCCTGGTACTCGTCTCAGGTTGCCTTCTGGCTAGCAGCTCTGCTCATGGTCTCCTGGCCTTTGAGGGTGCTCACAGAGTACCGAACCGCATACGTGCACTACCGTATTGAAAAACTCTTTGGACTGGAGTATGTCCAGAGCAGCTCATCACCTCAAGCTGAGACCAGAGCTGTAGGGAACAGTATCAGATGTCTGATACCAAGAGTAGACACACTGGACAGCACTGAGATGGAGTGGCACATTTGCTGCAATCACCAGGTGATCCCCAGCTACTCCGAGGCCATGCTCATAGACACGGACACAGGAGAGTCAAACTCATCCTCCAACTGCTTCCTCATGGACAGCAGCCAGACGGCTCAAAGCTACGGGGCTTTTCAAAGTCAAGAAGAGTGCCATCAGTGCACGGAGCCGAACCGACAAGCAGCCAGAGCCAGCAGAAGGAGGACCCTCACCAGCTCCAGCTGCTCTTCAATCTTCTCCTGCCGTGGCGGCCTTTGCCGCTCCCGCCTTTCCTCGGACGCATCCCGCTTCTCTTTGTGCCGCATGTACGGCTCTCATCGCACCATGGCACTGTGGAGGAGCTACAGCAGTAACCTCACTGACCCTTGTTGTGTGGACGAGCACGGATGCAGGTCCGACTCCAGCCAGCTGGCCCTCAGTGACAGTCCACCGACCTACAGCGACGCACGATTCTTCCCTGTGCTCATCGTGCATCGGCTTGAGGGCAGAGAGGACGGCAGGGAGGGGAGACGTTACTACATCCGGAGAGGCTCGTCATGTGCAGAGACACCTTTATGAAAAAGATCATTGGCATTTCAAAGTCTAAAACACacgagtagggctgggcgatatggaccaaaactcatatctcaatattttttctaaaaaatggTGTTATACGATGTGGATCTCGATATTTTTGACTCAattaaagtcttaccagaaagacaattctgggttaaattcgCTGATGCACGTttaataacaaacagctgcataatatgtgccacttttggttttttctcctgtaagggacagcacgtgtgagtgagttctgtagtgtgacacactcagtaatccatcaaatgttttaatgctgttctgagaagttgtgaaagcagcaactcctaaaacgagttttttttttttttttttttaaacctatcaaataaaaaatatatcgatataagcgatattgtcattttctatatcgccaaaatagaaatcacAATATATATCTCGACTCTCAATATATTTCCCAGGCCTACACACGAGTACTAATATGTATTTTCTATATTCTTGCTACAACACAGTGTCTATGAATCATTGACGTGTGATGATATAAACACATACATGTCTAATATTTCCTCTACACTGATCCGAGCATCCGATTTAGTTTACTTCACGTTACATTTAAACATGGGAATCAAAGCTTATCTAATTTGTAGCCATACACATACACTGTGTGCATCTTCTCTTTGTGTgaatcattttgttttgaagtaaatgtaaaaaatgacacatGATCCAAGTTTGCACGCCTTTAAAGA carries:
- the LOC114456434 gene encoding transmembrane protein 151B, with product MLSSDSAEDSVPIEAEEEEQVEEEDSAPDTEVPEEQRPVKQSLGACIYHDSHWRCLLLSLLMYGCMGVVAWCRLTRVTKLNFNSALTSSFTATFTSSLRGASGMSIGGHSMIYHDSPCSGGYIYIPLAFLLMLYVLYIAECWHCRARSVLQYKADVHSVYERVSRMRQAEPCIWWKAISYHFVRRTRQVTRYRNGDAYTTTQVYHERVNTHVAEGEFDYSQCGMKDISRDLRDLEGQTATRLRFTKCFSFTEAGPENDYLNQRARFFSEIEGLDDYMEAREGMQLKNVDFRENLIAYVDPDRLPWYSSQVAFWLAALLMVSWPLRVLTEYRTAYVHYRIEKLFGLEYVQSSSSPQAETRAVGNSIRCLIPRVDTLDSTEMEWHICCNHQVIPSYSEAMLIDTDTGESNSSSNCFLMDSSQTAQSYGAFQSQEECHQCTEPNRQAARASRRRTLTSSSCSSIFSCRGGLCRSRLSSDASRFSLCRMYGSHRTMALWRSYSSNLTDPCCVDEHGCRSDSSQLALSDSPPTYSDARFFPVLIVHRLEGREDGREGRRYYIRRGSSCAETPL